Proteins encoded together in one Anabaena sphaerica FACHB-251 window:
- a CDS encoding glycosyltransferase → MTTASIRVLFISHAYVVGVNQGKLNAIAQTGNIEVGLLAPSNWKALEWNRLIPLETPNSYIRTYSAPVLFSGRGGAHIYAPWTLWQVLNDFRPDLVQVEEEVFSLCAFEFAIWSRFIGKPLAIFGWENIDRHLSFPRRWICRFVLNTASLILPGNQDGAKIMRRWGYKGLLEVIPQMGIDLELFTPRPQKTSDLFHIGFLGRLTHSKGIDLILTAAHYLRQQGFNFRILIYGSGGIEAQLRQISQDQGVADWVIWQGAVPHKQAPEAIAQFDVLVLPSRTTPEWKEQFGHVLIEAMAMGVPVVGSDSGEIPNVIGRSDLVFPEENTQELASILARLIEDRKWYQEIRNYCLHRVNQLYSHERIAGRLICLWQKVLQQKNSELVLN, encoded by the coding sequence ATGACTACAGCCTCCATTCGTGTCTTATTTATTAGTCATGCTTACGTTGTGGGAGTGAATCAGGGCAAATTAAATGCGATCGCCCAAACTGGCAATATTGAAGTCGGTCTTCTAGCCCCTAGTAACTGGAAAGCTTTAGAATGGAATCGCCTCATCCCATTAGAAACCCCCAACTCTTATATCCGCACCTACTCCGCTCCTGTTTTATTTAGCGGCCGTGGAGGCGCACATATTTATGCCCCTTGGACATTGTGGCAAGTGCTGAATGATTTTCGCCCCGATTTGGTTCAGGTAGAGGAAGAAGTTTTTTCCTTATGTGCATTTGAGTTTGCCATCTGGAGCAGATTCATAGGTAAACCCCTAGCTATTTTTGGTTGGGAAAATATTGATCGCCACCTATCTTTTCCCCGTCGCTGGATCTGTCGGTTTGTCCTGAATACTGCCAGTCTCATACTTCCAGGTAATCAGGATGGAGCAAAAATTATGCGCCGTTGGGGTTATAAAGGTTTGCTAGAAGTGATACCGCAAATGGGTATTGATCTTGAATTATTCACACCCCGTCCACAAAAAACCAGCGACCTGTTTCACATTGGTTTTCTGGGACGGTTAACCCACAGCAAAGGCATAGACCTGATTTTAACTGCTGCTCACTATTTACGCCAACAGGGTTTCAACTTCCGTATTCTCATTTACGGTTCTGGTGGGATAGAAGCACAACTGAGGCAAATATCCCAGGATCAAGGGGTAGCAGATTGGGTGATATGGCAGGGTGCTGTACCTCACAAACAAGCACCAGAGGCGATCGCTCAGTTCGACGTGCTAGTGTTACCCTCCCGCACTACTCCTGAATGGAAAGAACAATTTGGTCATGTCCTAATTGAAGCAATGGCAATGGGAGTTCCCGTAGTTGGTTCTGATAGTGGAGAAATTCCCAATGTGATTGGGCGATCAGATTTGGTTTTTCCAGAAGAAAATACTCAGGAACTAGCAAGCATATTGGCACGGTTGATTGAGGATAGGAAATGGTATCAAGAGATAAGGAATTATTGTCTGCATCGGGTAAATCAACTTTACTCCCATGAGCGCATTGCTGGTCGTCTCATCTGTTTATGGCAGAAAGTATTACAGCAAAAAAATAGTGAACTGGTTCTGAATTAG
- a CDS encoding glycosyltransferase — MLHNRYQYAGGEDSVVQAEKALLEEKGHQVELIEVSNNDIVGMKGRINAAFSAIYSPASKHYVSQAIAHFCPDVVHIHNFFPLLSPSVYDACKIYQLPVVQTLHNYRLGCPNAMLFRNNTACEDCLGKKIAWSGILHACYGGSHVQSTVAAAMLAVHWQRGTWHKSVDAYIALTAFQKERMVQAGLSREKIHIKPNYIPDPQSLNITKTNGEYALFVGRISPEKGISTLLNAYLQNSLQIPLKIAGTGPLLESLQASIQSAGLGDVIQFLGQQDKIAVMQLMCNARFLIFPSIWYETFGLTIVEAFACSLPVLASNWGSMAEIVENNVTGLHFQAGSSTDLANKIRWAYEHPEEMICMGKNARSTYEALYTFEHNYQQLIAIYQAVIDK; from the coding sequence GTGTTACATAACCGTTATCAGTACGCTGGAGGGGAAGATTCAGTCGTACAAGCTGAAAAAGCTTTACTGGAGGAAAAAGGGCATCAGGTTGAATTAATTGAAGTTAGTAATAATGACATAGTTGGCATGAAAGGCAGAATTAATGCAGCTTTTAGTGCTATCTATTCACCTGCCTCTAAGCACTATGTAAGTCAAGCGATCGCTCACTTTTGTCCTGATGTAGTACACATTCATAACTTTTTCCCTCTACTCTCTCCATCTGTGTATGATGCTTGCAAAATTTATCAACTGCCTGTTGTACAAACACTACACAATTACAGACTTGGCTGCCCCAATGCCATGCTATTTCGGAACAACACCGCTTGTGAAGATTGCTTGGGAAAGAAGATAGCATGGTCTGGTATTTTACACGCCTGCTATGGTGGTTCGCACGTTCAAAGCACTGTTGCTGCTGCGATGTTAGCTGTTCATTGGCAGCGCGGTACTTGGCACAAATCAGTTGATGCTTACATTGCCCTGACAGCTTTTCAGAAAGAAAGGATGGTTCAGGCTGGCCTTTCTAGGGAAAAAATCCACATTAAGCCCAACTACATCCCAGATCCACAATCATTAAATATTACTAAAACAAACGGTGAATACGCACTCTTTGTAGGGCGAATTTCCCCTGAAAAAGGTATTTCAACTCTTTTAAATGCCTATTTACAAAATAGTTTGCAAATACCTCTGAAAATAGCTGGTACTGGTCCGCTGCTTGAGAGCTTACAGGCAAGTATTCAATCTGCTGGACTTGGTGATGTGATCCAATTTCTAGGTCAACAGGATAAGATAGCAGTAATGCAGCTAATGTGTAATGCAAGATTTCTGATTTTCCCTTCAATTTGGTATGAAACGTTTGGTTTAACGATAGTTGAAGCCTTTGCTTGTAGCTTACCTGTATTGGCATCAAATTGGGGTAGTATGGCGGAAATTGTGGAGAACAATGTTACTGGTTTGCATTTCCAAGCAGGCAGTTCAACAGATTTAGCAAATAAAATAAGATGGGCATACGAGCATCCTGAAGAAATGATTTGTATGGGTAAAAATGCTCGCTCTACTTATGAAGCACTTTATACGTTTGAACATAATTACCAACAACTAATAGCAATTTATCAAGCAGTAATTGATAAATAA
- a CDS encoding FkbM family methyltransferase produces MTHSPFQRLLNRRDFQRNPLKAVMKRLWWRLRWKVTDQPYVIPFAETLKIVIPKTGSGAAIYYQEFSEPETADFLLRFLRPGMVMFDIGAHIGEYTLLAAKIVGASGQIYAFEPQSHLFPILSQSVEMNGFTQVVLNCAAVSDYVGEIEFQILDEPTLSSIRKQVVSEQLAKIVSVDCTSLDDYWLNQERKIDLIKVDVEGAEKFVFQGATRLLNLPSHLAPIWIFEYAPNSYADFGYQSLEILQLLKQYGYEVYQYCCAGHLEIFNPNAHLPDIINLIATKDRLSLLAQIQGQEYLPVIDKKVNVKNREHSVR; encoded by the coding sequence ATGACTCATTCACCATTTCAAAGACTTCTGAATCGACGAGATTTTCAGCGTAATCCATTAAAAGCAGTAATGAAGAGGCTTTGGTGGAGACTTCGCTGGAAAGTGACTGATCAACCCTACGTAATTCCCTTTGCCGAAACGTTGAAAATTGTCATTCCCAAAACTGGCTCTGGAGCTGCTATTTATTACCAAGAATTTTCAGAACCCGAAACCGCAGATTTTTTGCTTCGATTCCTGAGACCTGGCATGGTAATGTTCGATATAGGCGCTCATATTGGTGAGTACACACTGCTGGCAGCAAAAATAGTCGGAGCATCTGGCCAGATATATGCCTTTGAACCTCAATCCCATTTGTTTCCTATTCTTAGTCAAAGTGTGGAAATGAATGGCTTTACTCAAGTTGTTCTCAATTGTGCTGCGGTTAGTGACTATGTAGGTGAAATTGAGTTTCAGATTCTTGACGAACCCACATTGTCATCAATTCGGAAGCAGGTAGTATCTGAGCAACTAGCGAAAATTGTTTCTGTTGACTGTACCTCGTTAGATGACTACTGGCTAAATCAAGAGCGCAAAATTGACCTGATCAAAGTAGATGTTGAAGGTGCTGAGAAATTTGTTTTTCAGGGCGCAACAAGGTTATTAAATTTGCCTTCCCATCTAGCACCAATCTGGATTTTTGAATATGCTCCTAACAGTTATGCGGACTTTGGCTATCAATCGCTTGAGATTTTGCAATTGCTCAAACAATATGGCTACGAGGTTTATCAGTATTGTTGTGCAGGACATCTAGAAATTTTCAATCCAAATGCACACTTGCCAGATATTATCAACTTGATTGCTACAAAAGATCGACTATCTCTTCTTGCCCAGATTCAGGGTCAGGAATATTTGCCTGTTATTGATAAAAAGGTAAATGTTAAAAATAGGGAGCATAGCGTGAGATGA
- a CDS encoding glycosyltransferase family 4 protein produces the protein MKILMSAYSCEPAVGWNIVREAAKYHEVWVLTRPDESQDVIKAELARNPMPNLHFVYFTLPFWQDSRKWGQSGGMQLHYYLWQIQAYFVGKHLHQEINFDLIHHVTFVNYSSPCFLSLLPIPLIWGPVGGGESAPMSFWQDFSLNGKIYEIARSCVRWLGEQDPFVRLTAKRSFVVQATTKDTAQRLYKMGASNVQIHSQSGLSAEDMELLSQYEMPNEPIVRFISMGRLLHWKGFHLGLRAFAQANLPNTEYWIVGEGPQRDILQTLSIDLGIVQKVKFWGKLPRHKALNLLQDCHVLVHPSLHDSGGWVCMEAMAAGRPVICLDLGGPGVQVTEKTGFKIPPDEPYQAVRDLAAAMIYLVTEPELRVSMGQASRKLVRENYTWQVIGEHLNQLYLGLANKKVLEMDVVSQVF, from the coding sequence ATGAAAATTTTAATGTCTGCTTACTCCTGCGAACCTGCTGTGGGTTGGAATATTGTGCGAGAAGCCGCCAAATACCATGAGGTCTGGGTACTAACCCGACCCGATGAGAGCCAGGATGTGATCAAGGCAGAACTAGCACGCAACCCCATGCCAAATCTGCACTTTGTTTATTTTACTTTGCCTTTTTGGCAGGATAGTAGAAAATGGGGACAGTCTGGAGGAATGCAGCTTCACTATTACCTCTGGCAAATTCAGGCATATTTTGTTGGTAAACATCTACATCAAGAAATTAACTTTGATTTGATCCACCATGTTACCTTTGTCAATTATTCCAGTCCTTGCTTCTTGTCACTACTACCAATTCCCTTAATTTGGGGTCCGGTAGGCGGTGGAGAATCAGCGCCAATGAGTTTTTGGCAGGATTTTAGCTTGAATGGCAAAATTTACGAAATTGCCCGGAGTTGCGTTCGATGGCTGGGAGAGCAAGACCCCTTTGTACGTCTTACTGCTAAAAGAAGTTTTGTAGTTCAAGCTACAACTAAAGATACAGCCCAGCGCCTCTATAAAATGGGTGCAAGCAATGTGCAAATCCACTCTCAATCAGGGTTATCAGCAGAAGATATGGAGCTTCTCAGTCAATATGAAATGCCTAATGAGCCAATAGTCAGATTTATTAGCATGGGTAGACTTTTACACTGGAAAGGTTTTCATCTGGGACTGCGTGCCTTTGCTCAGGCAAATCTACCTAACACAGAATACTGGATCGTCGGAGAAGGTCCACAGAGGGATATACTACAAACTTTGTCCATAGATTTAGGAATTGTTCAAAAGGTGAAATTTTGGGGCAAATTACCCCGACATAAGGCTTTAAATCTATTACAAGATTGTCACGTCTTAGTTCATCCCAGTTTGCATGATTCTGGTGGGTGGGTGTGCATGGAAGCAATGGCTGCTGGTCGTCCTGTAATTTGTCTAGATTTAGGAGGACCTGGGGTTCAAGTTACGGAGAAAACTGGTTTTAAGATTCCCCCTGATGAACCATACCAAGCTGTACGCGACTTGGCGGCTGCAATGATTTATTTAGTTACAGAGCCAGAACTGAGGGTCAGTATGGGTCAGGCAAGTCGGAAATTAGTACGTGAAAATTACACTTGGCAGGTTATAGGTGAGCATTTGAATCAACTTTATTTAGGGCTTGCTAACAAGAAAGTCTTGGAGATGGATGTTGTATCTCAAGTGTTTTAA
- a CDS encoding glycosyltransferase, whose protein sequence is MTESLLVSIIINNYNYACFLAEAINSAINQTYPHIEVIVVDDGSTDNSRNIIAGYGNRIIPILQPNGKQAAAFNSGFAKSKGDIIIFLDSDDYLFPQTVERIVAVWLPNLSKVHYRLEVVDADRQSLGYTFPQGGEPLSTGEVWKTLLDVGGYVRVPTSGNALNRKALLPLFPIADDYKLTADDYLSVLVPFAGEVAAVEEPLGAYRIHGSNQWALATVTSDRLHRFIRHDLVVYKLLLDKAKELGYELPQDFELRSMARFQVRLASLRLNPENHPIEHDQLFYLISSGIQSIWKYTTFSWQKQLIYTIWFLWTGLLPLPLAKPAITWFFTPLFRPQLLKKIYASVS, encoded by the coding sequence ATGACTGAAAGCTTACTGGTTAGTATTATCATCAATAATTACAATTATGCTTGCTTTCTAGCAGAAGCCATCAATAGTGCCATTAACCAAACCTATCCTCACATTGAAGTTATTGTTGTTGATGATGGTTCAACTGATAATTCCCGTAATATTATTGCTGGATATGGTAATCGCATCATCCCCATCCTGCAACCTAACGGTAAACAAGCTGCTGCTTTTAATAGTGGGTTTGCCAAAAGCAAGGGCGACATTATTATTTTTCTAGATTCTGATGACTACCTGTTTCCCCAGACTGTTGAACGGATTGTTGCAGTTTGGCTGCCCAATCTTTCCAAGGTGCATTACCGTTTGGAAGTGGTTGATGCAGATAGGCAATCCTTGGGTTATACCTTCCCCCAAGGAGGTGAACCCCTATCAACGGGTGAAGTCTGGAAAACATTGCTTGATGTTGGCGGTTACGTCCGAGTTCCTACTAGTGGTAATGCACTCAACCGCAAAGCACTGCTACCTCTTTTTCCCATTGCTGATGATTACAAGCTAACTGCTGATGATTACCTGTCAGTGCTTGTCCCATTTGCTGGAGAAGTAGCAGCAGTAGAAGAACCTCTGGGAGCTTACCGGATTCACGGTAGCAATCAATGGGCATTAGCTACAGTAACTAGCGATCGCTTACATCGTTTTATTCGACATGACCTAGTAGTTTATAAATTGTTGCTTGATAAAGCCAAAGAACTTGGTTACGAATTACCGCAAGACTTTGAATTACGTTCTATGGCAAGATTTCAGGTTCGTCTGGCATCTTTGCGTTTAAACCCGGAGAACCATCCAATTGAGCATGACCAATTGTTCTATCTAATTAGTTCTGGTATTCAGAGTATCTGGAAATATACGACGTTTAGCTGGCAGAAACAATTAATCTACACAATATGGTTTCTTTGGACTGGGTTATTGCCATTACCTTTGGCTAAACCTGCTATTACCTGGTTCTTCACTCCCCTTTTTCGACCTCAGCTGCTTAAAAAAATTTATGCCTCCGTTAGCTAA
- a CDS encoding glycosyltransferase family 4 protein translates to MRLVIVRRETGVALSMDVYADNLVAELKAIRPNWEIVEVAPQPWSRNQENLWHSGTGIRKYYKRFWHHPQQVSQVEGDIYHIIDHTNAHVAYWLKKKGKPIIVTCHDLVHFVYPEILKGESRFPALSMASWKFSVRGMGDADCIVAVSSNTAKDVHEKLGIELQRIVVIPNGVEVSFCPLPSEKIKSFRQQYQRSPEEICLLNVGSTHQRKNIITVLKVLKTLKDQGLSVRLWRAGGKFTAEQITFIKKHNLQQDILDFGTADKNILIQLYNAADILLAPSLYEGFGLTIIEAMACGLPVITSQVSSLPEVVGDDGILVDPNSPQAIADAVFHLNKKPDLYHDLVEKGFARVKSFTWQNAAKKLAVIYEKLLQPG, encoded by the coding sequence ATGCGGTTAGTAATTGTTCGCAGAGAAACAGGTGTTGCTCTGAGCATGGATGTCTACGCTGACAATTTAGTTGCCGAATTAAAAGCAATTCGTCCAAATTGGGAAATTGTTGAGGTTGCACCACAACCCTGGAGCCGAAACCAAGAAAACCTGTGGCACTCTGGAACTGGTATTCGCAAGTATTATAAGCGTTTTTGGCATCATCCCCAACAAGTATCTCAAGTAGAAGGAGATATTTATCACATTATCGATCATACCAATGCTCATGTAGCCTATTGGTTGAAAAAGAAAGGTAAACCTATTATTGTTACTTGTCATGACTTAGTGCATTTTGTCTATCCAGAAATTCTCAAGGGAGAATCCCGTTTTCCGGCTTTAAGTATGGCATCCTGGAAATTTTCAGTACGAGGAATGGGTGATGCTGATTGTATAGTGGCTGTTTCATCAAATACAGCTAAAGATGTTCATGAAAAACTGGGTATTGAATTACAGCGAATTGTCGTAATTCCCAACGGAGTTGAAGTTTCGTTTTGTCCATTACCATCTGAGAAAATCAAATCTTTTCGGCAACAGTATCAGCGATCGCCTGAAGAAATATGTCTACTAAATGTTGGTTCTACTCACCAGCGTAAGAATATCATCACTGTTTTGAAAGTGTTAAAAACTTTAAAAGATCAGGGATTATCAGTACGTCTTTGGCGAGCAGGAGGCAAATTTACAGCAGAGCAAATAACCTTTATCAAAAAACACAATCTTCAACAAGATATTCTGGATTTTGGTACTGCTGATAAAAACATTTTGATTCAACTTTACAACGCAGCAGATATTTTATTAGCACCATCTCTTTATGAAGGGTTTGGTTTGACGATTATTGAAGCAATGGCCTGCGGACTACCTGTAATTACTTCTCAGGTATCGTCCCTACCAGAAGTAGTGGGAGATGACGGAATACTTGTCGATCCCAATTCTCCGCAAGCTATCGCCGATGCAGTATTTCATTTGAACAAAAAACCCGATCTTTATCATGACTTAGTTGAGAAAGGATTTGCCAGAGTCAAATCTTTTACTTGGCAAAATGCCGCTAAAAAGCTGGCAGTCATTTATGAAAAACTTTTGCAACCAGGCTAA
- a CDS encoding glycosyltransferase family 4 protein, protein MKILLSAYSCEPGKGSERGVGWNVAKAVAQYHEVWVLTRPDESRETIEAELIRNPEPNLHFVYFNLPILGSMWKWGFGLMQLHYYLWQIQAYVVARRLHQEINFDLAHHITFVKYSRPSFLAFLPIPLVWGPVGGGEFAPKAFWQDFSLKNKIYELVRLLACWIFEFDPFVRFTAKNSVVVKTTTEDTAARVRSMGVKNVSVELAISLLSEEITTLARYALPGKTPIRFISIGRLLHWKGFHLGLQAFAQANLPDAEYWIVGNGLEKQALQQMTAMLKISHQVKFWGELSREETLQKLGECTALIHPSLHDSGAGVCLEAMAAGRPVICLDLGGPAVQVASDTGFKVTATTPKQAVREMSKVIAQLAGDRELQQRMGEAGRRRVNEVFNWEIKGRNLAKLYQEIATQSHLKNLSVPLATISTFTSNQPSSHSSP, encoded by the coding sequence ATGAAAATCTTGTTATCTGCTTATTCGTGTGAACCGGGAAAGGGGTCTGAGCGTGGTGTGGGCTGGAATGTTGCTAAAGCAGTTGCTCAATATCACGAAGTTTGGGTGCTGACCCGACCAGATGAAAGCAGGGAAACCATTGAAGCAGAACTAATTCGTAACCCAGAACCGAATTTGCACTTTGTCTACTTTAACCTGCCTATCCTTGGTAGTATGTGGAAGTGGGGATTTGGTTTGATGCAACTGCACTATTACCTTTGGCAAATTCAAGCCTACGTAGTCGCCCGTCGTCTGCACCAAGAAATCAACTTCGACCTTGCCCACCATATCACTTTTGTTAAATACTCACGTCCTAGTTTTCTGGCATTCCTTCCCATTCCCCTAGTGTGGGGGCCAGTAGGTGGTGGTGAATTTGCACCCAAGGCATTTTGGCAAGATTTCAGCCTCAAAAATAAAATTTATGAGCTAGTACGTTTACTAGCGTGTTGGATATTTGAATTCGATCCCTTTGTTCGGTTCACTGCAAAAAACAGTGTGGTCGTCAAGACAACGACGGAAGACACTGCTGCCAGAGTGCGAAGTATGGGGGTAAAGAATGTGTCGGTTGAATTGGCAATTAGTCTGCTGAGTGAGGAAATTACCACTCTCGCTCGATACGCCTTACCTGGTAAGACACCAATCCGGTTTATTAGTATCGGTAGGCTATTACACTGGAAAGGGTTTCATCTAGGGTTGCAAGCCTTTGCTCAGGCTAATTTACCAGATGCCGAATACTGGATCGTTGGAAATGGACTAGAAAAACAAGCACTTCAGCAAATGACTGCAATGCTCAAGATTTCTCATCAGGTTAAATTCTGGGGTGAACTTTCTCGTGAGGAAACCTTGCAAAAGTTGGGTGAGTGTACAGCATTAATTCATCCTAGCCTACACGATTCTGGAGCAGGTGTATGTCTAGAAGCAATGGCAGCAGGTCGTCCAGTTATTTGCTTGGATTTGGGAGGACCAGCAGTTCAAGTTGCCAGCGATACAGGCTTTAAAGTTACTGCTACCACGCCTAAACAAGCTGTGCGGGAAATGTCCAAAGTGATCGCTCAATTAGCAGGCGATCGTGAACTGCAACAGCGCATGGGAGAAGCAGGACGCAGAAGAGTCAATGAAGTGTTCAATTGGGAAATAAAAGGTCGTAACTTAGCAAAGCTTTACCAGGAAATTGCTACTCAATCTCACCTGAAAAACCTATCAGTACCTTTAGCCACAATATCCACCTTCACCAGCAATCAACCTTCTTCTCACTCATCACCTTAA
- a CDS encoding glycosyltransferase family 1 protein — protein sequence MNTLQITQQVVNQYFICLQQASLKPIPWNIYHTNCDPAIATLDPTCIYFNKVFQEMEQHLTVRGLTFYLTWDTDKLPSYGDNVVAILLGDEHCRIPSYIHKVRAIFKTLTTRLMMRENFFLQPSYLNLMILIQFLRSWLIRTPGLLNFWFHRLIGAKIAHIYDIPLGYYKQDDLPVKDIVERQYDIFFAGSLMPNHPILSWRYWLRNPKDIVRKQMLSAVKKLPTKYAQLKIAVSTTNDFGLEGKFYTDERSYSEKLMDTKICLAPRGTVLETFRFFEGLRYGCIVVAQVLPDSWFYQGCPAIQLSAWNELEQIIEGILQNKELMQIQQEKTLKFWHEKCSEVSVGNFMAAKLNSP from the coding sequence ATGAATACATTACAGATTACTCAACAGGTGGTGAATCAATATTTTATCTGCTTGCAGCAGGCTTCACTTAAACCGATCCCCTGGAATATCTATCATACTAATTGCGATCCTGCCATAGCTACTTTAGATCCAACTTGTATTTACTTTAACAAAGTATTTCAAGAAATGGAGCAGCACTTAACAGTCAGAGGTTTGACTTTTTATCTGACCTGGGATACGGATAAACTTCCATCGTATGGAGATAATGTTGTTGCTATTTTGTTGGGAGATGAACACTGTCGTATCCCCTCCTACATTCATAAAGTACGAGCTATTTTCAAAACTTTGACGACGCGCTTAATGATGAGAGAGAATTTCTTTCTCCAACCTTCCTACCTAAACTTAATGATTCTGATACAGTTTTTGAGAAGCTGGTTAATTCGTACTCCAGGGTTACTTAACTTTTGGTTTCATAGGTTAATAGGAGCTAAAATTGCACATATTTATGATATTCCACTTGGCTACTACAAACAGGATGATTTACCAGTAAAAGATATAGTAGAACGTCAATACGATATATTTTTTGCTGGCAGCTTAATGCCTAATCATCCTATTTTGTCTTGGCGATACTGGCTCAGAAACCCTAAAGATATTGTTAGGAAACAAATGCTATCTGCTGTTAAAAAACTCCCAACAAAGTATGCACAACTCAAAATAGCAGTAAGTACAACCAATGATTTTGGACTAGAAGGAAAATTCTACACAGATGAACGAAGTTACTCAGAAAAGTTGATGGATACAAAAATATGCCTTGCTCCTCGCGGTACGGTATTAGAAACCTTTCGTTTTTTTGAAGGTTTAAGGTATGGCTGCATTGTTGTGGCACAAGTTTTACCAGACTCCTGGTTTTATCAAGGTTGTCCTGCAATTCAGCTATCCGCTTGGAATGAGTTGGAGCAGATAATTGAAGGCATACTACAAAACAAAGAATTAATGCAAATACAGCAAGAAAAAACTCTAAAATTTTGGCATGAAAAGTGTTCAGAAGTGTCTGTAGGTAACTTTATGGCAGCAAAGCTTAACTCACCATAA
- a CDS encoding phytanoyl-CoA dioxygenase family protein has product MQPVEYYQENGYVIFRNLISIDLIDQLLERYSKEIVPSCYPFFRQNTNRYEVNRLNEFGYVEQSFLDIHDYDKFPEFSNIAKEIYCSNSLQDALRQITGSHSFNLMQTMLFDANTETRPHQDWWYLDTVPNGNLIAAWIALEDIDERAGRFYVMPNSIHNPDFHTDTPNLSHSEWLQRIQIYFEANQEDITAPNLQKGDVLFWNSKTIHGALPTRDRCYSRKSLTAHYIPSEYKFGNLFTVKDYIAYQTYKGVNFYRNQPDYSFANAVKYKIKNLAYNSPALLKLMRKLQLGIAKTNYK; this is encoded by the coding sequence ATGCAGCCAGTAGAATACTACCAAGAAAATGGCTATGTGATTTTTCGTAACTTAATTTCTATTGATTTAATTGATCAACTTCTAGAACGATATAGCAAAGAAATTGTACCTTCTTGCTATCCATTCTTTCGGCAAAATACAAATCGCTACGAAGTTAATCGTTTGAACGAGTTTGGCTATGTTGAACAGTCTTTTCTAGATATTCATGACTATGATAAGTTTCCTGAGTTTAGCAATATTGCCAAAGAAATTTATTGTAGTAATTCACTCCAAGATGCCCTCAGACAAATCACGGGTTCGCACAGTTTTAATCTGATGCAAACCATGTTATTTGATGCGAATACAGAAACTCGTCCTCATCAAGACTGGTGGTACTTAGATACAGTTCCCAATGGAAATCTAATAGCTGCATGGATTGCCTTGGAAGATATTGATGAGCGTGCAGGACGATTTTATGTGATGCCAAATTCCATTCACAACCCTGATTTTCATACTGATACTCCTAATTTATCCCATAGCGAATGGTTGCAACGTATTCAAATTTACTTTGAGGCTAATCAAGAGGATATTACAGCACCCAATTTGCAGAAAGGAGATGTTTTGTTCTGGAATTCTAAAACTATTCATGGTGCTTTGCCAACCCGTGACCGATGCTACTCCCGAAAATCATTAACTGCTCATTATATTCCATCAGAATATAAGTTTGGAAATCTTTTTACAGTCAAGGATTATATTGCCTATCAAACCTATAAAGGAGTAAATTTTTATCGCAATCAGCCAGATTATTCTTTTGCTAATGCCGTCAAATATAAGATTAAAAACTTGGCTTATAATTCTCCTGCTTTACTAAAATTAATGCGTAAACTACAGTTGGGAATTGCAAAGACAAATTATAAATAG